A genome region from Candidatus Poribacteria bacterium includes the following:
- a CDS encoding LamG domain-containing protein: MAGFFLCLLPSIVDGLEEDCVLYYSFDNDEQGLAKDGSGKGHDGDIFGVKQVDGKFGKAYQFGSDDGNDEKGDFIQTLPHKDFSFKGGEGITCMAWFNKSEATEFGAIIYNRPEENRCNFGFRFEANGISWFYRDKGDAEWEGVRTPNTVKRGEWTHAAATNTYGGGLDNMKVYVNGKLIEKEKEVGWGTGGGLDPFSIEGPVDIGGRWEGQSHLFSGIIDEPSIFRRVLTEAEINEAMNEPLSTFLAVQPEGKLTTTWGALKRKSD, from the coding sequence ATAGCAGGGTTTTTTCTGTGTCTGCTGCCGTCTATTGTCGATGGACTGGAGGAAGATTGTGTCCTGTATTATTCCTTTGACAACGACGAACAAGGACTTGCAAAGGATGGGTCCGGAAAAGGACATGACGGCGATATTTTTGGGGTAAAGCAGGTTGATGGGAAATTTGGCAAGGCCTATCAATTTGGATCTGACGACGGTAATGACGAAAAAGGGGATTTTATACAAACCCTACCTCACAAAGACTTTTCCTTCAAAGGAGGAGAAGGAATCACGTGCATGGCTTGGTTCAACAAATCCGAAGCAACTGAGTTTGGTGCGATTATTTATAATCGCCCTGAAGAAAATAGGTGCAATTTCGGTTTTCGATTCGAAGCTAACGGCATCTCTTGGTTTTATCGAGACAAAGGGGATGCAGAGTGGGAAGGAGTCAGAACACCAAATACTGTCAAAAGAGGAGAGTGGACGCATGCTGCCGCCACCAATACTTATGGGGGCGGATTAGACAATATGAAAGTCTATGTAAATGGAAAACTTATAGAGAAAGAAAAGGAGGTGGGTTGGGGAACCGGCGGCGGGTTGGATCCTTTTTCAATCGAAGGTCCCGTTGATATCGGTGGCCGTTGGGAAGGGCAAAGCCACCTCTTCAGTGGTATCATTGACGAGCCATCTATCTTTCGACGGGTTTTAACCGAGGCGGAGATAAACGAAGCTATGAACGAGCCTCTGTCGACGTTTCTTGCCGTTCAACCTGAGGGCAAGCTTACCACAACATGGGGCGCCCTAAAACGAAAGTCTGACTAA
- a CDS encoding T9SS type A sorting domain-containing protein, translated as MQKLLFSAIVSVFAILVIGQVTESVAAETKIVAAEAKRGDEFGFAVAIDGNYAIVGNWRSADKGRRSGSALIYFFNGTTWIQQERLVASDGETVDGLGRSVDIEGDLAIAGARGDDDGGSAAGAAYIFVRDGDKWKEEDKLLAEDPSAEDIFGTSVSLSGDYAIVGAYLDDDGGSATGSAYIFKRNPQGRWGQTDKLNLGKNAVALDTFGVSVSLSGDTAIIGAHQRDVKGKGVDSGAAYIFVREGEKWIEKQELSASDGKPGDYFGFSCTISGDYAIVGAYLNDEKGEDAGAAYIYEHDAISKKWAEAAKITAGDTAAGDWFGHAVSIGRAGGNVAAMVGAPLDDDKGLDSGSVYSFARTGNWTEKKKTTNSDGAEDDYFGSAIDMGGTYSISGAYRDDDAGDRSGAAYIYHSISDLALPVEDKLQQFVLWGQIRKDALYQNFPNPFNPETWLPYQLVTEAEVSISIYDVDGHLIRTLSLGTQPEGVYLTKEKAAYWDGQDNTGQQVSSGSYFYHLQAGDYSATKKMVILK; from the coding sequence ATGCAGAAACTTTTGTTTAGTGCAATAGTATCTGTTTTTGCAATACTGGTTATTGGACAAGTGACCGAAAGCGTTGCCGCAGAAACCAAGATCGTTGCTGCGGAGGCGAAGAGAGGTGACGAATTCGGTTTTGCCGTCGCCATTGACGGGAACTACGCCATCGTCGGTAATTGGCGCTCTGCCGATAAAGGAAGAAGATCCGGCTCAGCTCTAATCTATTTTTTCAACGGGACAACCTGGATCCAGCAGGAAAGACTCGTTGCCAGTGATGGGGAAACAGTTGACGGCCTCGGGCGATCCGTCGATATCGAAGGAGACCTCGCCATCGCCGGGGCTCGTGGTGACGATGATGGTGGAAGCGCTGCCGGAGCAGCCTATATCTTCGTACGTGACGGAGATAAATGGAAAGAAGAAGACAAACTCCTTGCCGAGGACCCTTCAGCAGAAGATATATTCGGCACTTCCGTCTCCCTTAGTGGAGACTATGCCATCGTCGGGGCTTATCTCGACGATGATGGTGGAAGTGCTACCGGCTCAGCCTATATTTTCAAGCGCAACCCACAAGGAAGGTGGGGCCAGACGGACAAACTCAACCTAGGGAAAAATGCAGTTGCTCTTGACACCTTCGGGGTTTCTGTTTCCCTCAGCGGGGACACCGCCATAATCGGGGCTCATCAAAGAGATGTTAAAGGTAAAGGAGTTGATTCCGGCGCAGCGTATATTTTTGTACGCGAGGGTGAAAAATGGATCGAAAAACAAGAACTCAGCGCCAGTGACGGGAAGCCAGGTGACTACTTCGGTTTTTCTTGCACTATCAGCGGAGACTATGCCATCGTTGGGGCTTATCTCAACGATGAGAAAGGAGAGGATGCCGGAGCGGCTTATATATACGAGCACGATGCCATAAGCAAGAAGTGGGCAGAGGCAGCCAAAATCACTGCCGGCGACACAGCGGCAGGTGACTGGTTCGGCCATGCCGTCTCCATCGGCCGCGCCGGCGGTAACGTAGCCGCTATGGTAGGGGCTCCTCTCGACGATGATAAAGGACTCGATTCCGGCTCAGTCTATTCCTTTGCGCGCACCGGGAATTGGACTGAGAAGAAAAAGACTACCAACAGTGACGGGGCGGAAGATGACTACTTCGGCTCTGCCATAGATATGGGCGGAACCTATTCCATCTCCGGCGCTTATCGAGACGATGATGCCGGAGACCGGTCAGGCGCGGCCTATATCTATCATTCCATTAGTGATTTAGCCCTTCCGGTCGAAGACAAACTACAACAGTTTGTCCTGTGGGGTCAAATACGCAAAGATGCCCTGTACCAAAACTTCCCAAATCCGTTTAACCCTGAAACATGGTTACCATATCAGTTGGTGACAGAGGCGGAGGTCAGCATTTCAATTTACGATGTTGATGGGCACCTTATTCGCACACTGAGTTTAGGTACTCAACCAGAAGGCGTATATCTCACAAAAGAAAAAGCTGCGTATTGGGACGGACAAGATAATACGGGTCAACAAGTCTCAAGTGGCTCGTATTTCTATCATTTACAAGCGGGTGATTACTCCGCTACAAAGAAAATGGTCATTCTCAAGTAA
- a CDS encoding anaerobic glycerol-3-phosphate dehydrogenase subunit C: protein MHNSHNELEQVLRKEIEGEVRFDPYSKVLYSTDASLYQMEPIGVVIPRHKEDVTKTIQIAYDRNLPILPRGGGTSLAGQTVGQAIVIDMSKYMNEIIEVNVEERWARVQPGVVIDELNDYLNPYNLMYTADVATSSRANIGGTIGNNSAGAHSLIYGKTVDHTMSLDLRLSNGEAIFVEPISLDELAAKQRGDSRESHIYREICRIAAENEDEIRKRFPRVLRRVAGYNLDEYVADAGSRDLTPYRRDGCDADHPFSLAKIIVGSEGTLATTVEAKVNLVPTPKMTALSVIHFHTLIESMEAMQPILECNPTAVELVDKTIIDMTKQSLEFSRISTFIQGSPGAILAVEFYGESEEELFDQLDALERKMKSVGLGYAFVRCMTAEEKARVWDTRKAGLGLLMGARSDYKPVGFVEDAAVSIENLPEYVRRFEKIVADHDTTASYYAHASVGLLHNRPVINLKKEEDIQKMHSIARHVRDLLMELGGAMSGEHGDGLVRSEWIESMFGPQIYQAFREVKAAFDPTGIMNPGKIIDPPPMTENLRFGPTYSAIKIDTYFDFSSQGGFGGAIEMCNGVGACRKKLTGTMCPSYMATLEEEHSTRGRANALRNVLSGTLPHDQFTGKRLHEVLDLCLECKACKAECPSNVDMAKLKYEFLAHYYKEHGLPLRNRLFGNIAELSAIGSAFAPISNWFMNSGISKWAMEKFTGIDRRRSLPNFVRETFEKWFQKHQDPHTDRGDETAKQVVLFHDTFMNYNYPGIGKAATAVLEAAGFEVILPEKRCCGRPMISKGMLEDAIENARYNVERLLPYAAKGIPIVGCEPSCLLALRDDYVDLIPGADTDLVAQHTFMLEEFLLSLHEKGELDLEFQDIQKEILLHGHCHQKAIVGVKPSEQVLSLPPGYNVNVVDSGCCGMAGSFGYEAEHYDVSMKVGGRQLFKAISEKDGDFEVAVAGVSCREQVKQGTGKEARHLIEVLADAVRDA, encoded by the coding sequence ATGCACAATTCCCACAACGAACTGGAGCAGGTACTCAGAAAAGAGATTGAAGGTGAGGTGCGCTTCGATCCGTATTCCAAAGTCTTATACAGCACTGACGCAAGCCTGTACCAGATGGAGCCGATCGGCGTTGTTATTCCGCGACACAAAGAGGATGTGACCAAGACCATCCAGATTGCCTACGATCGCAACCTCCCAATTCTGCCTCGTGGTGGCGGAACCAGCTTGGCAGGACAGACGGTGGGACAAGCAATTGTCATCGACATGTCCAAGTATATGAACGAGATTATCGAGGTCAATGTCGAAGAGCGCTGGGCACGGGTGCAGCCGGGAGTCGTCATCGACGAATTGAACGATTACCTGAACCCTTATAATCTGATGTATACCGCCGACGTGGCGACAAGCAGTCGTGCAAATATCGGGGGCACCATCGGCAACAACTCGGCGGGGGCACACTCCCTAATTTACGGAAAAACCGTTGACCACACGATGTCGCTGGATCTTCGGCTATCCAACGGGGAAGCAATTTTTGTTGAACCAATCTCGCTTGATGAACTTGCCGCCAAGCAGCGGGGCGACTCCCGTGAAAGCCATATCTATCGGGAGATATGCCGAATCGCAGCAGAAAATGAAGATGAGATTCGTAAACGGTTCCCACGAGTCCTACGTCGTGTAGCCGGATACAACCTTGATGAGTACGTCGCCGACGCAGGATCAAGAGATCTAACCCCCTACCGGAGAGATGGCTGCGACGCTGACCATCCCTTCAGCCTCGCGAAAATTATCGTGGGATCAGAGGGAACGCTTGCAACAACAGTCGAAGCCAAAGTTAACCTTGTACCAACCCCCAAGATGACCGCACTCAGTGTGATTCACTTTCACACCCTGATTGAGTCGATGGAAGCGATGCAGCCTATCCTTGAATGCAACCCCACCGCCGTTGAACTGGTCGATAAAACCATCATTGATATGACCAAACAGTCGTTGGAGTTCTCCCGGATCAGCACCTTTATTCAAGGCAGTCCGGGAGCGATTCTCGCGGTAGAATTCTACGGCGAATCAGAAGAGGAACTGTTCGATCAGCTTGACGCCCTTGAGCGGAAAATGAAGTCTGTTGGACTCGGCTATGCCTTTGTGCGTTGCATGACAGCGGAGGAGAAAGCACGGGTCTGGGACACACGGAAGGCGGGATTGGGCTTGCTCATGGGTGCACGAAGCGATTATAAGCCGGTCGGCTTCGTGGAGGACGCTGCAGTTTCGATCGAAAATCTGCCGGAGTACGTCCGCCGATTTGAAAAGATTGTTGCCGACCACGATACAACTGCTTCCTATTACGCCCACGCCAGCGTCGGCTTATTGCATAACCGTCCTGTAATTAACCTCAAGAAGGAAGAAGATATTCAGAAAATGCACTCCATCGCGCGGCATGTCCGAGATCTACTGATGGAACTTGGCGGCGCGATGAGTGGTGAGCATGGCGATGGACTGGTGCGGAGTGAATGGATCGAGAGCATGTTCGGTCCGCAGATATATCAGGCATTCCGCGAAGTCAAAGCCGCATTTGATCCAACAGGCATCATGAACCCCGGCAAGATTATTGACCCGCCGCCGATGACGGAAAACTTGCGCTTTGGTCCCACATACAGCGCAATCAAGATCGACACCTATTTCGACTTCTCTAGTCAGGGCGGGTTCGGCGGTGCTATTGAGATGTGCAACGGCGTTGGCGCGTGCCGCAAGAAACTGACCGGCACAATGTGTCCCTCGTACATGGCAACGCTGGAAGAGGAACACTCAACTCGTGGTCGCGCAAATGCACTCAGAAACGTGCTCTCCGGAACGTTGCCTCATGATCAGTTCACAGGCAAACGACTCCACGAAGTATTGGATCTCTGTCTGGAATGCAAAGCCTGCAAAGCTGAGTGTCCTTCTAACGTGGACATGGCAAAATTGAAGTACGAATTCCTCGCTCACTACTACAAGGAACACGGTTTGCCATTGCGGAACCGATTGTTTGGTAATATCGCCGAACTCAGCGCAATCGGCTCTGCATTTGCCCCTATCTCGAATTGGTTCATGAACAGCGGTATCTCCAAATGGGCGATGGAAAAGTTCACAGGAATCGACCGACGCAGATCGCTGCCCAACTTTGTCCGCGAAACATTTGAGAAGTGGTTTCAGAAACATCAGGATCCCCACACCGATCGTGGGGACGAGACAGCGAAGCAGGTTGTTCTTTTCCACGACACCTTCATGAACTACAACTACCCCGGTATCGGAAAGGCTGCCACCGCCGTCCTTGAGGCTGCGGGATTCGAGGTTATCCTGCCAGAAAAGAGGTGTTGCGGCCGTCCAATGATCTCTAAGGGTATGCTAGAGGACGCGATTGAGAATGCGCGTTATAACGTTGAACGTCTTCTACCTTACGCCGCCAAAGGAATCCCCATCGTCGGCTGCGAACCCAGTTGCCTCTTAGCATTGCGCGACGATTATGTAGATCTGATCCCGGGCGCGGACACAGACCTCGTGGCACAACACACATTTATGCTTGAGGAGTTCCTACTCTCCCTCCACGAGAAAGGGGAACTGGATCTGGAGTTTCAGGATATACAGAAAGAGATCTTGTTGCACGGACACTGCCACCAGAAAGCCATTGTCGGTGTGAAACCTTCCGAGCAAGTTTTGAGTTTACCGCCGGGCTATAATGTCAATGTTGTGGACTCCGGATGCTGCGGCATGGCGGGCTCATTCGGTTATGAAGCCGAACACTACGACGTATCTATGAAGGTTGGCGGTCGTCAGTTATTCAAAGCTATCAGTGAGAAGGATGGCGATTTTGAGGTGGCTGTGGCGGGAGTCTCTTGCCGCGAACAGGTCAAACAAGGGACGGGCAAAGAGGCGAGACATCTGATTGAAGTTTTGGCTGATGCGGTACGTGATGCGTGA
- a CDS encoding SUMF1/EgtB/PvdO family nonheme iron enzyme → MDGNNYPAGQANHPVTWVSWYSAMAYAMWAGKRLPTKAEWEYAARGGLSGKKYPWGDLLSAAKANYDRNVGDTTVVDKYPANEYGLYDMSGNVWEWCLDLYDDDFYFSSPRKNPRSGTNEPEWIIDNFMDITTERVLRGGGWSAPPQSICVAHRFRLLPMNTTYDYGFRCVQ, encoded by the coding sequence ATTGATGGTAACAACTATCCGGCAGGGCAGGCGAACCATCCCGTTACTTGGGTGAGTTGGTATAGTGCGATGGCTTATGCTATGTGGGCGGGAAAGCGTTTGCCGACGAAGGCAGAATGGGAATACGCTGCGCGCGGCGGTCTATCTGGCAAAAAGTACCCGTGGGGCGATTTGCTATCTGCTGCGAAAGCGAATTACGATAGAAATGTTGGAGATACGACGGTGGTTGATAAGTACCCCGCGAACGAATATGGTTTGTATGATATGTCTGGGAATGTTTGGGAGTGGTGTCTTGATCTTTATGATGATGACTTCTACTTCTCATCGCCTCGCAAGAATCCACGTTCAGGGACGAATGAACCAGAGTGGATAATAGACAACTTCATGGACATTACCACTGAGCGCGTGTTGCGGGGCGGTGGTTGGAGTGCTCCACCACAAAGCATCTGTGTCGCCCATCGCTTCAGGCTTTTACCCATGAACACAACCTATGACTACGGTTTCCGTTGTGTACAGTAA